A stretch of the Perca flavescens isolate YP-PL-M2 chromosome 10, PFLA_1.0, whole genome shotgun sequence genome encodes the following:
- the gpr137 gene encoding integral membrane protein GPR137, with translation MEAPVTAAPPPNSSDLPVPIPLHPAVAPSVELGFTILYTTLYASLFLVVYAQLWLLYLYKHKRWSYQSVFLFLCLLWAALRTTLFSFYFRNALEANHLPVAAYWLLYCFPVCLQFFTLSLINLYFTQVLLKVRAMYNSDVGRGVWLARCAYGALSAIFLCVNMACASLEDRGAGSGERTWSLVLVRVLVNDLLFILDAVLLAALLLLLTRHSRSTSPYLLSKGTTVCRTAALGAAVILLFASRACYNLTVLILSQNHRVESFNFDWYNVSDQADLRSELGDRGYLAFGAILFIWELLPTSLLILIFRVRRPAQETSSMAINNRVLPRPYFFDDPQGSDDDAPVPWARGSHPHSSWYGSETAPLLFASNPPDQSQQHHSFYSTPQN, from the exons ATGGAAGCTCCAGTCACAGCTGCCCCTCCTCCCAACTCCTCCGACCTGCCGGTCCCGATCCCCCTGCATCCAGCTGTCGCCCCGTCGGTCGAGCTCGGCTTCACTATCCTCTACACCACTCTGTACGCCTCGCTGTTCCTGGTGGTGTACGCACAGCTCTGGCTGCTCTACCTCTACAAACACAAAAGATGGAGCTACCAGAGCGTCTTCCTGTTCCTCTGCCTGCTCTGGGCTGCCCTCCGCACCACCCTGTTCTCCTTTTACTTCCGTAACGCTCTGGAGGCCAACCACCTACCTGTCGCAGCCTACTGGCTGCTCTACTgcttccctgtctgtctgcagttcTTCACTCTCAGCCTCATCAACCTGTATTTCACTCAG GTGTTACTCAAAGTGAGAGCGATGTATAACTCAGACGTGGGCAGAGGAGT ATGGCTGGCGCGGTGCGCGTACGGTGCACTGAGCGCCATCTTTCTCTGCGTCAACATGGCCTGTGCGTCTCTGGAGGACAGAGGCGCCGGGTCGGGGGAGCGGACCTGGAGTCTGGTCCTGGTTCGAGTTCTAGTCAACGACTTGCTCTTCATCCTGGATGCGGTGTTACTGGCCGCCTTGCTGTTGCTCCTGACCCGACACTCGCGCTCCACCAGCCCCTACCTGCTCAGCAAG GGGACCACGGTGTGCCGTACGGCAGCCCTGGGAGCAGCAGTGATCTTGTTGTTTGCGAGTCGGGCCTGCTACAACCTGACGGTGCTCATTCTGTCTCAGAACCACCGAGTGGAGTCCTTCAACTTTGACTGGTACAACGTCTCAGACCAG gctGACTTGCGTAGTGAACTGGGCGACAGGGGCTACCTGGCCTTCGGCGCCATCCTCTTCATATGGGAGCTGCTGCCGACCAGTCTGCTCATCCTCATCTTCAGGGTTCGCCGACCCGCCCAGGAG ACCAGCAGCATGGCCATTAACAACCGGGTCCTGCCTCGGCCATATTTCTTTGATGACCCTCAAGGCAGCGATGACGATGCACCCGTTCCATGGGCACGCGGCTCACATCCACACTCGAG CTGGTACGGTTCCGAGACCGCCCCTCTCCTGTTTGCCAGCAATCCTCCAGATCAGAGCCAGCAGCACCACTCGTTCTACTCCACCCCCCAGAACTGA
- the syvn1 gene encoding E3 ubiquitin-protein ligase synoviolin, producing the protein MVRATLVTATSLALTGAVVAHAYLLKHQFYPTVVYLTKSSPSMAVLYIQAFVLVFLLGKFMRKVFFGQLRAAEMEHLIERSWYAVTETCLAFTVFRDDFSPRFVALFTLLLFLKCFHWLAEDRVDFMERSPNISWIFHFRVLSLMGLLAVLDFLFVNHACHSIITRGASVQLVFGFEYAILMTMVLTTFIKYLLHTIDLQSENPWDNKAVYMLYTELFTGFIKVLLYIAFMTIMIKVHTFPLFAIRPMYLAMRQFKKAVTDAIMSRRAIRNMNTLYPDATPEDLQASDNVCIICREEMVTGAKKLPCNHIFHSSCLRSWFQRQQTCPTCRMDVLRASNNNQTPAPAQAPPPAPAAPANAPAAPPANVAPGMLPGFPPGVFPFWGPFPAVPPPAAAPGATDAPRSSTEATQAAGSSPATASTADTAAGAAAPGPAMPGFPFSFPPPPFPSAPWLPMPPPPPFVSSMPPPPPSLSRLSEEELRELEAEGRRGLEARLQCLQNIHTLLDAAMLNIHHYLSTVATLAPPRPQGSAGEAGGTDDAASPPAAGSSTGSPSRERDSPSSEQVDGAAVASQPADSTSPTASGAERKEELDEGAAAAGAGEEGEDAEPNAAELRRRRLRKLETSSPSSSPPPDN; encoded by the exons ATGGTGCGAGCAACCTTGGTGACTGCCACCAGTCTGGCACTGACTGGGGCTGTGGTGGCACATGCTTACCTCCTCAAACACCAGTTCTACCCGACTGTGGTCTACCTCACCAAGAGCAGCCCCAGCATGGCG GTGTTGTACATTCAGGCCTTTGTCTTGGTGTTTCTGCTGGGAAAGTTCATGAGGAAGGTGTTTTTTGGACAGCTAAGGGCTGCAGAAATGGAG CATCTGATTGAGCGCTCCTGGTACGCTGTGACCGAGACGTGCTTGGCGTTCACTGTGTTCAGGGATGACTTCTCCCCTCGCTTTGTCGCCCTCTTCACACTTCTGCTCTTCCTGAAGTGCTTTCACTGGCTGGCTGAGGACCGGGTGGACTTT atgGAACGGAGTCCAAACATATCCTGGATTTTTCACTTCAGAGTATTAT CTCTCATGGGACTGCTGGCTGTCCTGGACTTCCTGTTTGTCAACCATGCCTGTCACAGCATCATTACCCGAGGAGCCTCAGTCCAGCTTGTTTTTGGATTTGAG TATGCCATCCTGATGACCATGGTGCTCACAACCTTCATTAAGTACCTTCTGCACACTATTGACCTGCAGAGTGAGAATCCCTGGGACAACAAGGCCGTCTATATGCTCTACACGGAGCTCTTCACAG GTTTCATCAAAGTGCTCCTGTACATTGCTTTCATGACCATCATGATAAAGGTCCACACCTTCCCCCTGTTTGCCATTCGGCCCATGTATCTGGCTATGAG gCAGTTCAagaaagctgtaacagatgctATAATGTCTCGGAGAGCCATCCGCAATATGAATACACT GTACCCTGATGCTACTCCTGAAGATCTGCAGGCCTCTGACAACGTCTGTATCATCTGCCGAGAGGAAATGGTCACCGGAGCCAAGAAACTGCCTTGTAATCACATTTTCCACTCCAG CTGCCTCCGCTCCTGGTTCCAGAGGCAGCAGACCTGCCCAACCTGTCGCATGGACGTCCTCCGTGCATCTAATAACAACCAGACACCAGCCCCGGCCCAGGCCCCGCCCCCGGCTCCTGCAGCCCCGGCCAACGCCCCCGCAGCCCCACCCGCCAATG TGGCCCCGGGCATGTTACCCGGTTTTCCTCCGGGTGTCTTCCCCTTCTGGGGTCCCTTCCCTGCAGTgcctcctcctgctgcagctCCTGGTGCCACCGATGCTCCGCGAAGCAGCACAGAGGCTACACAGGCAGCTG GTTCCAGCCCGGCCACTGCGTCGACTGCAGACACCGCTGCAGGCGCTGCTGCTCCAGGACCGGCCATGCCAGGCTTCCCCTTCTCCTTCCCCCCGCCTCCCTTCCCCTCTGCACCATGGCTGCCCATGCCACCACCTCCTCCCTTCG TGTCATCgatgcccccccctcctccctctctgtcccgGCTGTCCGAGGAGGAGCTGAGGGAGCTGGAGGCAGAAGGGCGGCGGGGCCTCGAGGCCAGGCTCCAGTGTCTCCAGAACATCCACACCCTGCTGGACGCCGCCATGCTCAACATCCACCACTACCTGAGCACCGTCGCCACGCTCGC CCCTCCTCGGCCTCAGGGCAGCGCTGGAGAAGCCGGTGGGACCGACGACGCTGCTTCACCTCCTGCAGCGGGCAGTAGCACGGGCAGTCCCAGCCGGGAGAGGGACTCCCCCAGCT CCGAGCAGGTGGACGGAGCTGCGGTCGCCTCTCAGCCGGCCGACTCCACTTCTCCTACCGCTTCGGGCGCGGAAAGGAAAGAAGAGCTGGACGAAGGAGCGGCGGCGGCGGGGGCCGGGGAGGAGGGCGAGGACGCAGAACCCAACGCCGCTGAGCTGAGGCGCCGACGCCTCCGTAAGCTCGAGACGTCATCGCCGTCATCTTCACCCCCTCCAGACAACTGA
- the smad5 gene encoding mothers against decapentaplegic homolog 5 has translation MTSMSSLFSFTSPAVKRLLGWKQGDEEEKWAEKAVDALVKKLKKKKGAMEDLEKALSCPGQPSKCVTIPRSLDGRLQVSHRKGLPHVIYCRVWRWPDLQSHHELKPLEVCEYPFGSKQKEVCINPYHYKRVESPVLPPVLVPRHSEFNPQHSLLVQFRNLTHNEPHMPLNATFPESFQQPHSGGGSSSGGGGGGGGSFPISPNSPYPPSPASSGTYPNSPASSGPSSPFQLPADTPPPAYMPPDEQLGQESQSMETSSSLVPPNMARGDVQPVEYEEPSHWCSIVYYELNNRVGEAYHASSTSVLVDGFTDPSNNKNRFCLGLLSNVNRNSTIENTRRHIGKGVHLYYVGGEVYAECLSDTSIFVQSRNCNYHHGFHPTTVCKIPSGCSLKIFNNQEFAQLLAQSVNHGFEAVYELTKMCTIRMSFVKGWGAEYHRQDVTSTPCWIEVHLHGPLQWLDKVLTQMGSPLNPISSVS, from the exons ATGACCTCCATGTCCAGTCTCTTCTCCTTCACAAGCCCAGCAGTCAAACGCCTGCTCGGCTGGAAGCAGGGAGACGAGGAGGAGAAATGGGCAGAAAAGGCAGTGGATGCGCTTGTGAAAaagctgaagaagaagaaaggtgCCATGGAGGACCTGGAGAAAGCTCTGAGCTGCCCCGGGCAGCCTAGCAAGTGTGTAACCATTCCAAGATCACTGGATGGCCGGCTACAGGTTTCCCACAGGAAAGGTCTGCCTCATGTAATCTACTGCAGAGTGTGGCGCTGGCCAGACCTCCAGTCCCACCACGAGCTCAAGCCCCTGGAGGTGTGCGAGTACCCATTTGGCTCCAAACAGAAGGAGGTCTGCATCAACCCATATCACTACAAACGAGTGGAGAGTCCCG TGCTCCCTCCTGTCCTGGTACCTCGGCACAGCGAGTTCAACCCACAGCACAGCTTGCTGGTACAGTTCCGAAACCTCACCCACAATGAGCCGCACATGCCTCTGAACGCCACCTTTCCAGAGTCCTTTCAGCAGCCACACAGCGGTGGCGGCAGCAGCAGTGgcggtggaggaggtggaggcgGTTCTTTTCCCATCTCTCCCAACTCTCCGTATCCCCCTTCTCCAGCCAGCAGTGGTACTTATCCAAACTCTCCTGCCAGCTCGGGGCCCTCCAGTCCATTCCAGCTCCCAG CTGACACCCCACCCCCAGCCTACATGCCCCCTGATGAGCAGCTGGGTCAGGAGAGCCAGTCCATGGAAACAAGCAGCAGCCTGGTGCCACCGAACATGGCCAGAGGAG ATGTGCAACCAGTGGAGTACGAGGAGCCAAGCCACTGGTGCTCTATTGTCTACTATGAACTTAACAATCGAGTAGGCGAGGCCTACCACGCCTCGTCCACCAGTGTGCTGGTGGATGGCTTCACTGACCCTTCAAACAACAAGAACCGCTTCTGCCTCGGACTGCTGTCCAACGTCAACCGCAACTCCACGATCGAGAACACCCGCAGACACATCGGCAAAG GAGTGCACCTGTACTATGTGGGAGGGGAGGTATACGCAGAGTGCCTCAGTGACACCAGCATTTTTGTCCAGAGCCGAAACTGTAATTACCACCACGGCTTCCACCCCACCACGGTCTGCAAGATCCCCAGTGGATGTAGCCTCAAGATTTTTAACAACCAGGAGTTTGCCCAGCTGCTGGCCCAGTCAGTCAACCACGGTTTTGAGGCCGTCTATGAGCTTACCAAGATGTGCACCATTAGGATGAGCTTTGTCAAG GGCTGGGGAGCCGAGTATCACCGACAGGACGTCACCAGCACCCCCTGCTGGATCGAGGTGCACCTGCATGGGCCCCTCCAGTGGCTGGACAAGGTGCTAACACAAATGGGTTCACCTCTCAACCCAATCTCCTCTGTGTCCTAA